A genomic segment from Scytonema millei VB511283 encodes:
- a CDS encoding M67 family metallopeptidase gives MSIKLTVEHLRLICTHAESTYPHECCGLLLGKLSQNDKILVEAIATENVWNPTAAADFQAIDPNLNLGTEKNTYYTIAPEVMLKVQKEARDRQLDIIGIYHSHPNHPAIPSEFDRLCGWQTYSYIIVSVLQGKAGDVLSWSLDDNHQFQPEEIVVERLI, from the coding sequence GTGAGTATTAAGTTAACGGTCGAACATTTGCGGCTGATTTGTACCCATGCAGAAAGTACCTATCCACATGAGTGCTGTGGCTTATTATTGGGTAAGTTGAGTCAGAATGACAAAATTTTAGTCGAGGCGATCGCCACGGAAAATGTTTGGAATCCAACAGCTGCCGCAGATTTTCAAGCGATCGATCCAAATCTGAATTTAGGCACGGAGAAAAATACTTACTACACGATCGCGCCAGAAGTGATGTTGAAAGTGCAAAAAGAGGCACGCGATCGCCAACTTGATATTATTGGGATTTATCATTCCCACCCCAACCATCCCGCCATCCCCTCGGAATTCGATCGCCTCTGTGGGTGGCAGACCTATTCGTATATCATTGTTTCAGTTCTCCAAGGCAAGGCTGGAGACGTATTGAGTTGGAGCCTTGACGATAACCATCAGTTCCAACCAGAAGAGATTGTCGTAGAAAGATTGATTTAG
- the metK gene encoding methionine adenosyltransferase yields the protein MSRRYLFSSESVTEGHPDKICDQISDTILDALLAQDPSSRVAAEVVVNTGLVLITGEITSKAQVNYVNLARQKIAEIGYTDAVNGFCSNSCSVLVALDEQSADIAQGVNTAQETREQSSEELFDSTGAGDQGIMFGFACNETPELMPLPISLAHRISRRLAAVRKTGQLAYLRPDGKTQVTIAYEDGRPVGIDTILISTQHAPTIGDITDEKAVQAKIKEDLWSAVVEPVFADIEVKPDAQTRFLVNPTGKFVIGGPQGDSGLTGRKIIVDTYGGYSRHGGGAFSGKDPTKVDRSAAYACRYVAKNIVAAGLADKCEVQLSYAIGVARPVSILVETFGTGKIDEDLLLELVQQNFELRPAGIIHAFNLRNLPAERGGRFYQDVAAYGHLGRNDLDLPWEKTDKADILKQALNQPVSATV from the coding sequence TTGTCTCGTCGCTACCTATTTTCCTCAGAATCAGTTACCGAAGGTCATCCCGATAAAATCTGCGATCAAATTTCTGATACTATCTTAGATGCATTATTGGCACAAGACCCCAGCAGCCGAGTCGCAGCAGAAGTAGTCGTTAACACTGGACTAGTATTAATTACTGGTGAAATTACTAGCAAAGCTCAAGTTAACTATGTTAACTTAGCCAGACAAAAAATCGCTGAAATTGGCTATACGGATGCTGTTAACGGCTTCTGTTCTAATAGCTGTTCCGTACTAGTTGCCCTAGACGAACAGTCGGCTGATATTGCTCAAGGGGTAAATACAGCTCAAGAAACCCGCGAACAGTCGAGCGAAGAATTATTTGATTCTACTGGTGCGGGCGACCAAGGGATCATGTTTGGTTTCGCTTGTAACGAAACCCCCGAACTGATGCCTCTACCTATCAGTCTTGCCCACCGCATTTCTCGCCGTCTAGCCGCAGTACGGAAAACTGGTCAATTGGCGTACTTGCGTCCTGATGGCAAAACTCAAGTCACCATTGCCTATGAAGACGGACGACCTGTAGGAATTGATACAATATTAATCTCGACTCAGCACGCACCAACGATTGGTGACATCACCGATGAAAAAGCAGTGCAAGCCAAGATTAAAGAAGATCTTTGGTCTGCGGTTGTAGAACCAGTTTTTGCCGATATTGAGGTCAAACCAGACGCACAAACTCGCTTTCTAGTCAACCCTACGGGCAAGTTTGTCATTGGCGGTCCTCAAGGCGATTCCGGCTTAACTGGACGTAAAATTATCGTCGATACCTATGGTGGGTACTCACGGCATGGTGGCGGTGCTTTTTCCGGTAAAGACCCCACTAAAGTAGACCGCAGTGCAGCTTATGCGTGCCGCTACGTGGCAAAAAATATTGTAGCTGCTGGGCTAGCTGACAAGTGCGAAGTACAACTAAGTTATGCGATCGGTGTAGCGCGACCCGTTAGCATTTTAGTAGAAACATTCGGCACGGGCAAAATTGACGAAGACCTTTTGCTGGAGTTAGTCCAACAAAATTTTGAACTCCGTCCAGCTGGCATTATCCACGCCTTTAATTTGCGTAACCTACCAGCGGAAAGAGGTGGTCGCTTCTATCAAGATGTTGCTGCCTACGGTCATTTGGGACGCAACGACTTAGACTTGCCTTGGGAAAAAACCGACAAAGCAGACATCTTAAAACAAGCACTAAATCAACCCGTTTCAGCGACAGTCTAA
- the moeB gene encoding molybdopterin-synthase adenylyltransferase MoeB, whose product MLNPNLDEIQLSQEEYERFSRHLILPEVGLEGQKRLKAASVLCIGTGGLGAPLLLYLAAAGIGRIGIVDFDIVDRSNLQRQVIHGTSWVGKPKIESAKERILEINPHCQVDLYETRLSSENALEILKPYDIVADGTDNFPTRYLVNDACVLLDKPNVYGSIFRFEGQATVFNYKGGPNYRDLYPEPPPPGMVPSCAEGGVLGVLCGIIGTIQATETVKIILGKGTSLSGRLLLYNALDMKFRELKLRPNPVRPVIEKLVDYEQFCGIPQAKAEEAKQQMDIQEMTVQELKQLLDSGADDFVLLDVRNPHEYEIAKIPGSVLVPLPDIENGEGVEKVKEILNGHRLIAHCKAGLRSAKALGILKQAGIEGTNVKGGITAWSQEIDPSVPQY is encoded by the coding sequence ATGCTCAATCCCAATTTGGATGAAATCCAACTCTCACAAGAAGAATACGAACGTTTTTCCCGCCATTTGATTTTGCCAGAAGTCGGACTGGAAGGACAAAAGCGTTTGAAAGCCGCCAGCGTACTGTGTATCGGTACGGGAGGTTTAGGCGCGCCCCTGTTGTTATACTTAGCAGCAGCCGGAATCGGACGCATCGGAATTGTCGATTTTGATATCGTCGATCGCTCCAATTTACAACGTCAGGTGATTCACGGTACGTCTTGGGTTGGTAAACCGAAGATTGAATCTGCCAAAGAGCGAATTCTAGAGATTAACCCTCATTGTCAGGTTGACCTTTATGAAACACGCTTGAGTTCGGAAAATGCGCTGGAAATCCTCAAACCATACGATATCGTCGCTGATGGAACTGACAACTTTCCTACGCGGTATTTGGTAAACGATGCTTGCGTGTTGTTAGATAAGCCCAACGTTTACGGTTCCATTTTCCGATTTGAAGGACAAGCGACTGTATTTAACTATAAGGGTGGTCCCAACTACCGCGATTTATATCCCGAACCCCCACCGCCAGGGATGGTTCCTTCCTGCGCTGAAGGTGGGGTACTGGGAGTGCTGTGTGGCATCATTGGTACAATTCAGGCAACGGAAACTGTCAAAATCATTTTGGGTAAAGGAACGAGTTTGAGCGGGCGTTTGTTACTATACAATGCCCTCGATATGAAGTTCCGCGAGTTGAAGTTGCGTCCCAATCCCGTGCGTCCGGTAATTGAAAAGTTGGTAGATTACGAACAATTCTGTGGGATTCCCCAAGCGAAAGCAGAGGAGGCAAAACAGCAGATGGATATTCAAGAAATGACGGTACAGGAGTTGAAGCAGTTACTCGATAGTGGCGCTGATGATTTCGTGCTGCTAGACGTGCGTAACCCGCACGAGTATGAAATTGCGAAGATTCCTGGTTCGGTATTAGTGCCTTTGCCAGATATTGAGAATGGCGAAGGTGTGGAAAAGGTAAAAGAAATACTCAACGGTCATCGCTTAATTGCTCATTGTAAAGCAGGACTGCGATCGGCTAAGGCTTTAGGTATTTTGAAGCAAGCTGGGATTGAAGGGACGAATGTGAAGGGTGGAATTACTGCCTGGAGTCAGGAAATCGATCCTTCCGTGCCTCAGTATTAG
- a CDS encoding 3'(2'),5'-bisphosphate nucleotidase — protein MPYELEKQVAIASVIQAAKLCVQIQQDRLAAAIEKPDFSPVTIADLGAQAIICQAIAAAFPQDVVVGEEDAKLLRQPQMSEQLEQITAYVRIHVSEASADRVLDWIDRGNGKVGDRFWTLDPIDGTKGFLRGDRYAIALALIENGEVKLGVMGCPTLPLDLNQPQGERGVLFVAVKGQGATQIALKTGATQPILGARTANKSNFRSTESVESRHGNLPLQRAIAQAVGMTAEPLSIDSMAKYAVVARGEAALYLRLPWAEYPDYRENIWDHAAGAIVLEEAGGRVSDMYGKPLEFATNAKMLNNRGIIASSSDIYDAVLAALQEKV, from the coding sequence ATGCCATATGAATTAGAAAAACAGGTGGCGATCGCATCTGTTATCCAGGCAGCAAAACTTTGTGTGCAGATTCAGCAAGATCGCCTTGCTGCTGCTATAGAAAAGCCAGATTTCAGTCCGGTGACAATTGCAGATTTAGGCGCTCAGGCAATTATATGTCAAGCGATCGCGGCAGCTTTTCCTCAAGATGTAGTTGTGGGAGAAGAAGATGCAAAGTTGCTGCGACAACCACAAATGTCTGAGCAACTGGAACAAATAACAGCTTACGTGAGGATACATGTATCAGAAGCATCTGCCGATCGCGTATTGGATTGGATCGATCGCGGTAACGGTAAAGTTGGCGATCGCTTTTGGACTTTAGATCCGATTGATGGTACGAAAGGATTTTTACGCGGCGACCGATACGCGATCGCCCTAGCTTTAATTGAGAATGGAGAAGTCAAGCTAGGGGTGATGGGTTGTCCGACATTACCACTAGATCTGAACCAGCCACAAGGTGAACGGGGAGTTTTGTTTGTGGCTGTCAAGGGACAAGGAGCAACTCAAATCGCTTTAAAAACTGGTGCAACTCAGCCAATTTTGGGGGCGAGAACCGCCAACAAAAGCAATTTTCGTTCGACGGAGAGTGTAGAGTCAAGACATGGTAATTTGCCCCTACAACGAGCGATCGCGCAAGCAGTTGGCATGACTGCCGAGCCACTCTCGATCGATAGCATGGCAAAATATGCTGTAGTTGCCAGGGGTGAAGCTGCTCTTTATTTACGACTACCTTGGGCAGAATATCCCGATTACCGCGAAAATATTTGGGATCATGCCGCAGGAGCAATCGTTTTAGAAGAGGCTGGCGGTCGTGTTTCAGATATGTACGGTAAGCCTTTGGAGTTTGCGACCAATGCTAAGATGCTAAACAATCGGGGCATTATTGCTAGCAGTAGCGATATCTATGATGCCGTGTTGGCTGCACTGCAAGAAAAAGTCTAA
- a CDS encoding glycoside hydrolase family 10 protein: MALFSLCMAIVLLLHLPLQVASQPHPVETEVRGVWLTNIDSDVLFSRDRLSKALQRLAKLNFNTVYPTVWNRGYTLYPSSVAERTIGRSLDPNPKLKGRDVLAEIVQQSHQQGLSVIPWFEFGLKAPANSDLIRRHPDWITYRRNSRQISKGNKYNQVWLNPFHPMVQRFIVNLVAEIVLKYDIDGIQIDDHFSLPIDLGYDTFTTRLYQRENGGKKPPANPRHPQWMRWRANKITQLMTQIYQAVKTRRPDCLVTLAPNAHEYAYNTSLQDWRTWEKKGLVEEVVLQVYRDDLKTFLKEIEHPEIKAVSSRIPVSIGILAGLKKRPTPMKRIEQQVQAVRNRGFAGVSFFFYESLGDRDSAFQSMFPSTVARPQISHGWAGTTQGVKQ, from the coding sequence ATGGCTTTATTCAGTCTATGTATGGCGATCGTCTTGCTACTACACCTACCGCTACAAGTAGCATCTCAGCCTCACCCTGTAGAAACTGAAGTGCGGGGAGTGTGGTTGACCAATATTGACAGCGATGTTCTGTTTTCCCGCGATCGCTTGAGCAAAGCTTTACAACGATTGGCAAAATTAAACTTCAACACAGTTTATCCTACCGTTTGGAATCGCGGCTATACTCTCTATCCCAGCTCTGTAGCAGAACGTACAATTGGGAGATCGCTCGATCCCAATCCGAAGTTGAAAGGAAGAGATGTTTTAGCCGAAATCGTCCAACAGAGTCACCAGCAAGGACTGAGCGTTATTCCCTGGTTTGAATTTGGGTTAAAAGCACCCGCCAATTCCGATCTCATCCGCCGTCATCCAGACTGGATCACCTATCGCCGCAACTCCCGCCAAATTTCTAAAGGAAATAAATATAACCAAGTTTGGCTTAATCCCTTTCATCCAATGGTGCAACGATTTATCGTCAACTTAGTTGCCGAGATTGTCTTGAAGTACGACATAGACGGTATCCAAATCGACGATCACTTCAGTTTGCCTATTGACTTGGGCTATGACACATTTACTACCCGACTCTACCAGCGGGAAAATGGCGGTAAGAAGCCGCCTGCCAATCCTCGTCATCCGCAGTGGATGCGCTGGCGTGCTAATAAAATTACGCAGTTAATGACCCAAATTTATCAAGCGGTCAAAACTCGCAGACCTGATTGTCTCGTGACTCTAGCGCCAAATGCTCACGAATACGCTTACAACACGTCTCTACAAGATTGGCGTACTTGGGAAAAAAAGGGTTTGGTAGAGGAAGTTGTCTTACAAGTCTATCGAGACGACTTGAAAACTTTTCTTAAAGAAATAGAGCATCCAGAAATCAAAGCAGTCAGTAGCCGTATTCCTGTCAGTATTGGTATATTGGCAGGTTTGAAAAAGCGTCCTACTCCTATGAAGCGGATTGAACAGCAGGTTCAAGCAGTCCGTAATCGAGGATTTGCGGGAGTATCTTTCTTCTTCTACGAAAGTTTGGGCGATCGCGATTCTGCTTTCCAGTCCATGTTTCCTAGCACTGTAGCGCGACCGCAAATCTCCCACGGTTGGGCAGGGACTACTCAGGGAGTCAAGCAGTAA